Proteins from a genomic interval of Lycium ferocissimum isolate CSIRO_LF1 chromosome 2, AGI_CSIRO_Lferr_CH_V1, whole genome shotgun sequence:
- the LOC132047660 gene encoding uncharacterized protein LOC132047660 — translation MGDLPDDHCNLDTNMIATVLDGDIAKSPRHPIKDYITAVPKVYRKIVSRRKAYLGRRRAHAIVYGNWEGSFRKLSRYMTATSQHFNHWLLLNESSNRLWCAVNIFEFVFWAFKPCIDGFDHCRPIISIDGTHVYGVYDIKLLIAVEMDANGVIFSLAFVIAANEWGLLLNYLRQHVIKDRMGICVISNINAAY, via the exons atgggtgacctcCCAGATGATCATTGCAATTTAGATACCAATATGATTGCTACTGTGTTAGATGGCGACATTGCAAAAAGCCCAAG GCACCCTATTAAAGATTATATTACAGCCGTCCCAAAAGTATATCGCAAAATCGTTAGTAGGCGGAAGGCATATCTTGGGCGTAGGCGTGCACATGCGATAGTCTATGGcaattgggagggctctttcaGGAAGTTATCGAGATACATGACGGCTACTTCACAACACTTCAATCACTGGCTATTGTTGAATGAAAGCTCGAATCGGCTTTGGTGTGCCGTGAATATTTTtgagtttgtgttttgggcattcaaaccatgcattgatggttttgatCATTGTCGGCCAataatatcaatagatggaacacatGTGTATGGGGTATACGACATAAAGCTGCTAATTGCAGTTGAAATGGATGCAAATGGAGTTATATTCTCTCTAGCTTTTGTAATTGCAGCCAATGAGTGGGGTCTTTTATTGAACTACTTGaggcaacacgttattaaggatcgtatgGGCATATGTGTTATATCAAACATAAATGCGGCATATTGA